The stretch of DNA taatattattgtaatttttaaatgttatagtATATATTGTCTATTAAATTCATTGAATTAAGAGTTTTGATAAATTtctctatttaattttgaactcagtaattaaataaattgttttcataaataaaattttatttttaattaaaattatgtcaaaaaatgttatttgaaaatagaattaaaagataaaacttaaaaatttaacgatattaaatttaaaatatagtcaaaCTAATTGACATATTATTTAACCATTCAAGATTTAGTTTGatgatatcaaaataaataaatttttaaacttaCTATAGAAAttctcaaaaaatataattattatatttgtttataaaaaagtaaagaaaaatcatgtataaacattaaaattattcaatatttttaagaaattttttttgttacaaagaCCTATTTTGCTAAAAAAGAAATGTATCAAGGACCTATTTTTGCATAACTAACAATTTAGGGCTAACTCTAAAACAAATTGTTCATAAAAAACCCTCAATTTAGGCCTATCGTAACAAAACCCTCACACCGTCACACTCGCGTATTCTTAACCCACCACTCTCACACATCACCGTCGCATCTCAAATCACCACCGTCACACCTCGCCACCGCATCTCAACCATAGTCATCGTAGCCTCGTCGCTTCTCATCTATCGCGCGCGCATCATCCTCCCGCTCTTCGTTTGTAAGTTTTCCTTTGATTTCGTTTGTTCAacacatagatttatttttcAAGTTGCTACTTGCACTCAGATTTCGTTTGATTTGCCTGTACTTATCACATATTTCGTTTCTTCTTACGAattatttactttcagtttgctTGCATCTACTTTTTGTGCTGATAAAAGTTCCCTACGCTTGTCACATATTTCGTTTTACTTATGTTTGATTTGCATCTACTTAGTGTGTGCTGTTCATTTCAAATTCTCATattagttttttcttcttcttctttttaattatgatttgtaTGAGCTTGCAATATAGAAGTTAATACCAGTGCTGAAAAGTGTGTTAATGATTGTCAATAATTGGAAACTCCATCACCATTTGTTCAAGTGACTTGTATTTAACTTTCTAAatcttagtttttattttatttaatattgataaattcTCGTTGATGTGAATAGAATTTGACAGTAGTTGGTCGTAAGGGAATGGCTGAACTTTGGCTAGATTAGCAGTAGTATTCTTTTGATTGTAATAACAAACTTGTTTTAGTGACTACATGTTTGATTTCACGGTGGGATTGGTAAAATCATGGTGAGCCGCTGTTATTTTGTCGTACTTTTCTTTTATTGTCACACAACCTCTGTTGTAGAAAAGAACACCACTTCCAAACTCCAACTTTCTCTTAGAAGCAAGGTGCTTTGCTTCATGAGATTGAAGATTAAAAGATGAAATAGGGTACTCTTTTGGGATACTAGATTTGGAATGAATAgctttatatataaatacagtGTCAATAGTTTCTTGTTGCTTTTTAGTATGTAAACAACGTTTATCAAAAGTGAAggctgtaagacccatagtttttaaatcctaaattatgcaattttagggtttttttgtgtggaatttcttaggttgttagcccagtttttggtattgagtgagttaaatgccaaaaatatatttttggaaattggattaaaattatttgtcggaaaataatttacttccgttacgaaggatttaataccgggcaattttgttaaaaatatctcgggttgctgaaaattgtaccggacaattgagttgcgacgagagtagatatttttattaaattagactaagaggggaatgaaattatgggggtaagagttgttagataattgttggttttgttttaattataatatattaatatataaatatatatgtgtatattgtaagtaatatatatatatatatatatatatatatatatatatatatatgtttggagggaaagaaGAAANNNNNNNNNNNNNNNNNNNNNNNNNNNNNNNNNNNNNNNNNNNNNNNNNNNNNNNNNNNNNNNNNNNNNNNNNNNNNNNNNNNNNNNNNNNNNNNNNNNNNNNNNNNNNNNNNNNNNNNNNNNNNNNNNNNNNNNNNNNNNNNNNNNNNNNNNNNNNNNNNNNNNNNNNNNNNNNNNNNNNNNNNNNNNNNNNNNNNNNNNNNNNNNNNNNNNNNNNNNNNNNNNNNNNNNNNNNNNNNNNNNNNNNNNNNNNNNNNNNNNNNNNNNNNNNNNNNNNNNNNNNNNNNNNNNNNNNNNNNNNNNNNNNNNNNNNNNNNNNNNNNNNNNNNNNNNNNNNNNNNNNNNNNNNNNNNNNNNNNNNNNNNNNNNNNNNNNNNNNNNNNNNNNNNNNNNNNNNNNNNNNNNNNNNNNNNNNNNNNNNNNNNNNNNNNNNNNNNNNNNNNNNNNNNNNNNNNNNNNNNNNNNNNNNNNNNNNNNNNNNNNNNNNNNNNNNNNNNNNNNNNNNNNNNNNNNNNNNNNNNNNNNNNNNNNNNNNNNNNNNNNNNNNNNNNNNNNNNNNNNNNNNNNNNNNNNNNNNNNNNNNNNNNNNNNNNNNNNNNNNNNNNNNNNNNNNNNNNNNNNNNNNNNNNNNNNNNNNNNNNNNNNNNNNNNNNNNNNNNNNNNNNNNNNNNNNNNNNNNNNNNNNNNNNNNNNNNNNNNNNNNNNNNNNNNNNNNNNNNNNNNNNNNNNNNNNNNNNNNNNNNNNNNNNNNNNNNNNNNNNNNNNNNNNNNNNNNNNNNNNNNNNNNNNNNNNNNNNNNNNNNNNNNNNNNNNNNNNNNNNNNNNNNNNNNNNNNNNNNNNNNNNNNNNNNNNNNNNNNNNNNNNNNNNNNNNNNNNNNNNNNNNNNNNNNNNNNNNNNNNNNNNNNNNNNNNNNNNNNNNNNNNNNNNNNNNNNNNNNNNNNNNNNNNNNNNNNNNNNNNNNNNNNNNNNNNNNNNNNNNNNNNNNNNNNNNNNNNNNNNNNNNNNNNNNNNNNNNNNNNNNNNNNNNNNNNNNNNNNNNNNNNNNNNNNNNNNNNNNNNNNNNNNNNNNNNNNNNNNNNNNNNNNNNNNNNNNNNNNNNNNNNNNNNNNNNNNNNNNNNNNNNNNNNNNNNNNNNNNNNNNNNNNNNNNNNNNNNNNNNNNNNNNNNNNNNNNNNNNNNNNNNNNNNNNNNNNNNNNNNNNNNNNNNNNNNNNNNNNNNNNNNNNNNNNNNNNNNNNNNNNNNNNNNNNNNNNNNNNNNNNNNNNNNNNNNNNNNNNNNNNNNNNNNNNNNNNNNNNNNNNNNNNNNNNNNNNNNNNNNNNNNNNNNNNNNNNNNNNNNNNNNNNNNNNNNNNNNNNNNNNNNNNNNNNNNNNNNNNNNNNNNNNNNNNNNNNNNNNNNNNNNNNNNNNNNNNNNNNNNNNNNNNNNNNNNNNNNNNNNNNNNNNNNNNNNNNNNNNNNNNNNNNNNNNNNNNNNNNNNNNNNNNNNNNNNNNNNNNNNNNNNNNNNNNNNNNNNNNNNNNNNNNNNNNNNNNNNNNNNNNNNNNNNNNNNNNNNNNNNNNNNNNNNNNNNNNNNNNAATTGGTTCAGAATGCAAAGAAGCCCCTGGTTAATAAACACACCACTGATATTATACCATATACTGGTCAAGTTCAAGACGATGAAAGTGAAGATGAAGGTGATGTTTATGACAATGACAATTCTGCGAGTATGTTGAGTAAAGGATGTGGTTTGTTACCTAATTTACATATTAGGAATTCATTGTCCTTGTTAAATCCTGTGGCTGGAATTAAAATGAAGAACCAAGGTCCCTTGATTTCTGCTTCTGAGGTTGGAAAAACTAACAAAAGCTCTCATATTAGATCTTTTAGTCCAGTTCCAGCAGTAAAGAAGGTAAAAACAATGCACCATTCAAtccttttttttgttaataagcaTCTTTATCAATGAACATGTTATTACTGGTATGACAGTTATGAATTATTCTGAATAACCTCAGTGATTTCATTGATCAAATGAtaggaatattaaaaaggaatgATGATGATACATTAGTATTTATAGGATAATTGTGAACTAGCgaataaagaaaataacaaacTAACTAGAGGATCTATTAGATGTAAAAAGTTAGTTATACTAGCTAGTTAGATCATGTACTAGTTAGTGAACTATCATCAGTTATTATCTAATACATGTTTTCAGCATATTTACTCACAGCCATATAAATCTTTGATGCAGGCTTGGGAAGCAATTCACAAGAACAAGTCAAGCAATGTAGTTGCACCACTTGAGATTGAATCAAACAGGTTTGGTTTTTCGGGCGAGCTTCTAGGTAGAGTCTCTCCCTTTCGGCGTTCACGAGCTGCTGCTGCAGGCATATCTCCCTGCAGAAGTAAACCACAATCTCCATTTCAGGGCGTGAAGTTGCTCGGTGATGCTAAAGAAACTGAAATCAATAAATCAGGCAATTTGAAATTCTACAGCACTGGACTTGGTAAAGTACAAGGGGTTCCAAACCAAGGAGCCAAAAGAAGTTCATATTTAGGAAGTTTGGCAATTGAAAAGACATTGTATATAGACATTatatcatgtttgatttgaaaacatgatataaattttgttttggattattgcaatagtatttcaattgaagattaatattaaatattttaaaaatgtatttataataatattttcatatatttttagttaaaatttttatataaataaaaaatcagacaAATTCATTTAATGTGGAAACTTAAGCATGCGGATtcctttttgaaaattatttttatacgaAATTACCTGCGGATTTTAATGCGAAACATATAGTTGGTGCAATGGATATACCTGCAGATTTTCATACGAAATATATTTGTAGGAACTGTGCTGCAAATATTTCTGCATGAAAAGTCGTAAAAAAGTGGCTAAAGTTTTTTAAACTTTGCTGcggattttatttaattttcctgCGGATTTATCCGCAGGTAATTTACCTGCGGATAGTGAAATCCTCAGGTAACAATTATCCACGAAGGTTTTACGTGGGGATAAGGTTCCGCCGGGAAATCCGCAGGTAACATGCTTTCCTGCGGAATATTTGCTTAAATCCGCAGGAAAATCCGCAGGAAAAACGCAGAATTCTAATAGTGTGTTAACTTTTCTAATGTTCAatagttgttattattattatttagaatattattattatttactaatTATTCTATTAGCACttacaataatatatatggtgacttatcaaattttttttaactgttaatataatattattttagactGATAGTGTATAATCCCTTTTTCTCTTATTGCACCaaagtataattttatttgttgtgtttttcatataattttgttttaatttaaatggtttatgtatataattttgtttttcatatatataaaccGTGTGCATATTGAAGTGAGCGAAGAGTTTTAGAACATGTGTTATTGCAGATACACCAAAATTGAGACTAAAGTTATAAATTGTAATAATAGTATTATATGAGGGTAGAGTTGGAATATTGAAAATCACACCAAAATTACTATTGCCTAAATATATTGTtatagatatttatatttaaactatttcatttaaaaatttatcatttttttcaatcaaataattgaattttgaaagaaaaaaaaataaattcaatagaAATGTATCGtctatataatttagttttacattccactacgccaaaaatagCATTTTACAACACGCATTTTACAtcgtttttttttactaaaatcgttgttgtataatattttaaaattaacggaggatacaacaacgccTTTCTGACAAGCGCTTTTGCAAAATCactgttgtaggtcatataagGTCATAATGTTTACATCGATTTTGCTGAAAGCGCtattgtagggtcatatagcgctTTCACATAATGTCTACAACACTTTTAGAGCGCTTTGGatataagcgttgtaaaatataaCACTCTCACATAatatttacaacactttttagAGCGTTTTGTatacaagcgttgtaaattatagcgctttcacataattacatggtcttttagagcgctttatatataagcgttgtaaaatagtgcatatttgataaaaatcattccctttaaataaataaacatatttaatatgttatctCCCTAATCCTatgaaccctcatctcctctactaTGCACCCTCTTCTTGCTGAACCCTTTTCTACTGCTCCTCTGCTGTGCGCCCATTTCTATTAAGTGATtgttgtctcaggtactgtatttattgatttgttattgtcactaaaactaataaattattacatgataaatcatataaaatgttacctgaTAGTAGATGGCATAACTTTGATAAATCATTTAAATTGTTACTTG from Cicer arietinum cultivar CDC Frontier isolate Library 1 chromosome 3, Cicar.CDCFrontier_v2.0, whole genome shotgun sequence encodes:
- the LOC101507877 gene encoding uncharacterized protein, with amino-acid sequence MLSKGCGLLPNLHIRNSLSLLNPVAGIKMKNQGPLISASEVGKTNKSSHIRSFSPVPAVKKAWEAIHKNKSSNVVAPLEIESNRFGFSGELLGRVSPFRRSRAAAAGISPCRSKPQSPFQGVKLLGDAKETEINKSGNLKFYSTGLGKVQGVPNQGAKRSSYLGSLAIEKTLYIDIISCLI